Proteins encoded by one window of Cervus canadensis isolate Bull #8, Minnesota chromosome 18, ASM1932006v1, whole genome shotgun sequence:
- the LOC122420127 gene encoding acidic leucine-rich nuclear phosphoprotein 32 family member B-like, whose amino-acid sequence MDMKRRIHLELRNRTPAAVRDLVLDNCKSNDGKIEGLTAEFVNLEFLSLINVGLISVSNLPKLPKLKKLELSDNRICGGLDMLAEKLPNLTHLNLSGNKLKGISTLEPLKKLECLKSLDLFNCEVTNLNDYRESVFKLLPQLTYLDGYDREDREAPDSDAEVDGADEEEDDEEGEDEDEEEDEDGEEEEFDDEEDDDEDEDAEGEEDEEEVSGEEEEFGQDGEVDEDDKDTDEDEDEDEEEEESGKGEKRKRETDDEGEDD is encoded by the coding sequence atggaCATGAAGAGGAGGATCCACCTGGAGCTGAGGAACCGGACCCCGGCAGCTGTTCGAGACCTTGTCCTGGACAATTGCAAATCAAAtgatgggaaaattgagggctTAACAGCTGAATTTGTGAACTTAGAGTTCCTCAGTTTAATAAATGTAGGCTTGATTTCAGTTTCAAATCTTCCCAAACTACCTAAATTGAAAAAGCTTGAGCTCAGTGACAATAGAATCTGTGGAGGTCTGGATATGTTAGCAGAAAAACTTCCGAATCTTACACATCTAAACTTAAGTGGGAATAAGCTGAAGGGCATCAGCACGCTGGAGCCTTTGAAAAAGTTGGAATGCCTAAAGAGCCTGGATCTGTTTAACTGTGAGGTTACTAACCTGAATGACTACCGAGAGAGTGTCTTCAAGCTCCTGCCCCAGCTGACCTATCTGGATGGCTATGACCGGGAGGACCGTGAAGCCCCAGATTCAGACGCCGAGGTGGATGGTGCGGATGAAGAAGAGGATGATGAGGAAGGAGAAgatgaggatgaggaggaggatgaagacGGCGAGGAAGAAGAGTTTGATGATGAAGAGGATGACGATGAAGATGAAGATGCAGAAGgggaggaggacgaggaggaagtcagtggggaggaagaagagTTTGGACAAGACGGAGAAGTTGATGAAGATGACAAGGATACGGACGAAGACGAAGAtgaagatgaagaagaggaagaaagcggGAAAggtgaaaagaggaagagagaaacagatgatGAAGGAGAAGATGATTAA